In one window of Candidatus Binatia bacterium DNA:
- a CDS encoding alkaline phosphatase family protein, with amino-acid sequence MLLIVGWDGASPNLVEPMIRKGRLPNLAALRARGVWGRVRAPWPPVTFPSWTTFMTGVNPGRHGIFDFTCRERGTYQVRFVNSTWRRAPTIWSILSGVGRRVCVLGLPATYPPEAVNGIMLSGFDTPVTTWADDSFVYPRERAAEIASLGGFPFADFQEFRVNSKWYARARQRLLRGIEQKLRVAAHFLKQEAWDCFLVLFGESDTVAHHFWHFSDPHSPFAPESADPLMGNVIEEVYQALDEALARLMKLAPDADVLVVSDHGFGGVGLRRIHLNRWLQEHGWLRFLASRSCLVPAWMKPLALSVMPPRFQRILFNGYGGRWSSALETAARFRGIDFARSAAFSEELGYFPSLWLNVKGRDPLGVVSQSDYTRVRSEIRDALLAWRHEDSGRPVVRSVWFREEVYTGPYVVDAPDLLLEVCEDEAGYAVVPASSGGRAGPVVTTIDLSSWRGGKLQGLSGAHCRNGIFALGGPSVVTVGNAGTVDMVQFAPAVLQLCGVSSTPQFFDGETFASIVSTSSLAAASNVCGAIRSPRAYSKEEEVEISKRLEDLGYL; translated from the coding sequence ATGTTGTTGATCGTTGGTTGGGATGGTGCCTCACCAAACCTCGTAGAGCCGATGATCCGCAAGGGGCGGCTCCCCAACCTCGCGGCTCTCCGTGCGCGCGGCGTTTGGGGTCGGGTGCGCGCTCCTTGGCCGCCAGTGACCTTCCCGAGCTGGACCACGTTCATGACAGGCGTCAACCCAGGCCGTCACGGTATTTTTGATTTCACTTGCAGGGAGCGCGGGACATACCAAGTTCGTTTTGTCAACAGCACGTGGCGGCGAGCTCCTACCATCTGGTCGATCCTCAGTGGTGTTGGAAGGCGCGTTTGTGTGCTTGGCCTACCGGCCACGTATCCGCCCGAGGCAGTGAACGGGATTATGTTGAGCGGTTTTGACACGCCCGTGACCACTTGGGCGGACGATAGTTTCGTGTATCCGCGGGAACGCGCAGCGGAGATCGCCTCTCTCGGCGGATTCCCCTTCGCCGACTTCCAAGAGTTCCGCGTCAATTCAAAGTGGTACGCACGCGCGCGCCAGCGGTTGTTGCGTGGGATTGAACAAAAATTGCGGGTGGCTGCGCACTTCCTCAAACAAGAAGCCTGGGATTGTTTCCTCGTACTCTTCGGAGAGTCGGATACCGTAGCCCACCACTTCTGGCACTTTTCCGATCCGCACAGCCCATTCGCGCCGGAAAGCGCAGACCCGTTGATGGGCAACGTGATCGAGGAGGTTTACCAGGCGCTGGACGAGGCGTTGGCGCGACTTATGAAACTGGCTCCGGATGCCGACGTTTTGGTTGTGTCTGATCACGGGTTCGGTGGAGTAGGGTTGCGGAGGATCCACCTGAACCGGTGGCTGCAAGAGCACGGCTGGTTACGATTCCTCGCCTCTCGCAGCTGTTTGGTGCCTGCTTGGATGAAGCCCCTCGCCCTCTCTGTGATGCCTCCGCGTTTCCAGCGCATCCTGTTCAACGGGTACGGCGGTAGGTGGTCGAGTGCACTAGAGACCGCGGCGCGTTTTCGGGGAATTGACTTCGCGAGATCCGCTGCCTTTTCTGAAGAACTTGGCTACTTCCCGAGTCTTTGGTTGAACGTGAAGGGCCGGGATCCCCTCGGGGTGGTGTCGCAGAGCGATTATACGCGTGTGCGTAGCGAGATTCGGGATGCGCTGCTGGCTTGGCGTCATGAGGACAGCGGTCGACCGGTTGTTCGATCGGTGTGGTTTCGTGAGGAAGTTTACACTGGTCCTTATGTTGTTGATGCTCCCGATCTCTTGCTCGAAGTGTGCGAAGACGAAGCGGGGTACGCCGTCGTTCCAGCAAGCAGCGGCGGTCGGGCCGGTCCAGTAGTGACTACTATCGATTTGAGCAGTTGGCGGGGAGGCAAACTGCAAGGGTTGAGCGGGGCCCATTGCCGGAACGGGATATTCGCTCTGGGTGGTCCTTCCGTCGTGACGGTAGGCAACGCGGGAACTGTGGACATGGTGCAATTTGCGCCTGCTGTCCTTCAACTGTGCGGGGTGTCCTCTACGCCACAATTTTTTGATGGAGAAACTTTTGCGTCCATTGTAAGCACGTCGTCATTGGCCGCAGCGTCCAACGTGTGCGGTGCAATTCGAAGTCCGAGGGCTTACTCAAAGGAAGAAGAGGTAGAAATTTCGAAACGCTTGGAGGACCTAGGGTACCTGTGA
- a CDS encoding glycosyltransferase family 4 protein, translated as MIGAELPSQLRVGVVAPCPFPSARGSQALIREVAEALAARGHQVHVISYPLGEHLVPIRGITLHRTCTLWGKWIERLPWLLRKLVWDCFLVLTVYAVVKKHRIHVLHVHNYEGPVVACIARWLSGCPVVYHAHNLLCDELPAYFRVPIMRWLARRTGHLADRWIPRLADAVVVLSRAQKEGLADCGIDPDRIAVIPPAAPELSRKDTKIARTRTLLSDRFILGYAGNLDAYQDLELLARAFCLLRECTPNVGLLLVTHEHDWTKLAPGELRAIAGSPDVEVVVCRSFEEVRLWLQRADLWVCPRSSWSGFPIKVINVAALGKPVVISSGVARGVQWTDPETIFEAGNAEALRDLLMRMVQSPHALEHAAQAALRWVSCLPAAAQVAESMERVFRSAWWFCNNGLGSLLRIAEHDLGVDRHPWTSYKRADVSREDEARA; from the coding sequence ATGATTGGCGCTGAATTGCCGAGTCAGCTGCGCGTGGGCGTGGTCGCGCCTTGCCCCTTTCCCTCGGCGCGCGGGTCGCAAGCGTTGATTCGCGAGGTGGCGGAAGCGTTAGCTGCGAGGGGACATCAGGTGCATGTGATTTCGTACCCCTTGGGAGAGCACCTGGTGCCGATCCGTGGCATTACACTGCACCGCACCTGCACGCTTTGGGGGAAATGGATCGAGCGCCTTCCTTGGCTGCTGCGTAAGCTGGTGTGGGATTGCTTTTTGGTCCTAACCGTATACGCGGTTGTGAAGAAACACCGGATTCATGTGTTGCATGTGCACAACTACGAGGGTCCGGTAGTTGCCTGCATCGCTAGGTGGTTGAGCGGTTGCCCCGTGGTGTACCATGCCCACAACTTGCTGTGCGATGAACTCCCAGCATATTTCCGGGTTCCTATAATGCGGTGGCTTGCCCGCCGGACAGGCCATTTGGCCGATCGCTGGATCCCCCGCTTGGCGGACGCCGTGGTGGTACTCTCGAGAGCGCAGAAGGAGGGGTTGGCTGATTGTGGCATTGATCCAGATCGCATTGCCGTCATACCGCCTGCGGCCCCGGAACTCAGCCGCAAGGACACGAAGATTGCGAGGACCCGCACGTTGTTATCGGACAGGTTTATTCTCGGTTACGCCGGCAATTTAGATGCATACCAAGATTTGGAACTGCTCGCCCGAGCATTTTGCTTGCTCAGGGAATGCACCCCGAACGTGGGTCTGCTCCTGGTGACGCATGAACACGATTGGACGAAGCTTGCCCCGGGAGAGCTGAGAGCAATAGCCGGATCTCCAGACGTTGAAGTTGTCGTCTGCCGGAGTTTTGAAGAGGTCCGACTTTGGCTCCAACGAGCAGATCTTTGGGTCTGTCCGAGGAGTTCTTGGTCCGGCTTTCCGATCAAGGTCATCAACGTTGCAGCGCTGGGAAAGCCGGTGGTGATTTCGTCGGGCGTTGCAAGGGGGGTACAGTGGACGGATCCGGAGACCATATTTGAGGCCGGTAACGCTGAGGCGCTGAGGGACCTCCTGATGCGCATGGTGCAAAGTCCCCACGCGCTCGAACATGCGGCCCAAGCTGCGCTGCGGTGGGTTTCTTGCTTGCCAGCGGCTGCTCAGGTGGCTGAGTCCATGGAGCGAGTATTTCGATCGGCTTGGTGGTTCTGCAACAATGGTCTTGGCTCGTTGTTGCGAATTGCAGAACACGATTTGGGTGTTGATAGGCATCCTTGGACTTCATATAAGCGAGCGGATGTTAGCCGGGAGGACGAGGCCCGTGCGTGA
- a CDS encoding polysaccharide biosynthesis/export family protein, with protein MRERRCWLILGIVVFNVCTWAFAAGCARRAAPTAALPPLDAPLPLPPGQTPPYRIKPGDLLRIKFLYHPELDVKVPVRPDGGISLQMAGDIHVAGLTTDELARLIVERTQDRLREPEVSVLVAQTADLRVYVMGEVRVPGIVPYREGMTPLQAIADRGGFLDTARVDSVLRLSPGDNEYQGTRLDLAQALKSGAPEDVELRPGDVLYVPRTFIGDVNAFVRLYIRGLLPVEPRVGAGTSF; from the coding sequence GTGCGTGAGCGACGGTGTTGGCTGATTCTGGGGATCGTAGTCTTCAACGTATGCACTTGGGCTTTTGCCGCCGGATGCGCACGACGGGCTGCCCCGACTGCGGCGTTACCGCCATTGGATGCTCCTCTGCCCCTGCCGCCCGGGCAGACACCACCCTACAGGATTAAGCCTGGTGACTTACTCCGAATCAAGTTCCTATATCACCCGGAGCTGGATGTGAAGGTGCCAGTCCGCCCGGACGGAGGGATTTCGCTGCAAATGGCTGGTGACATTCACGTGGCCGGTCTCACCACGGACGAGCTAGCGCGTCTCATCGTTGAGCGAACGCAAGACCGATTACGGGAGCCTGAGGTGTCGGTTCTGGTGGCGCAGACTGCTGATCTGAGGGTTTACGTGATGGGGGAAGTGCGGGTGCCGGGCATTGTCCCGTATCGCGAGGGCATGACGCCCTTACAAGCAATTGCTGACCGAGGAGGATTTTTGGACACTGCTAGGGTCGACAGTGTTCTGCGGCTCTCCCCCGGCGACAACGAGTACCAAGGCACGCGCTTAGACTTGGCACAAGCCCTGAAGAGTGGTGCTCCGGAGGATGTGGAGCTGCGTCCCGGTGATGTCTTGTACGTGCCGCGCACGTTTATCGGTGATGTGAACGCGTTTGTGCGCTTGTATATCCGGGGCTTGCTTCCGGTCGAGCCGCGCGTGGGTGCAGGCACGTCGTTCTAG
- a CDS encoding Wzz/FepE/Etk N-terminal domain-containing protein yields MAFEPQRRPNNVRNTSLGGPGNFGGNAGWNGNGGFGGAASDQVRDILHVLFKHKRLIAGLFLAVALPGLISTLLQRPKYLASAKVMISASRTDPTVQPTDVTKLEPVQLNESLVNTEVHIVTSRDLLASVLESLAVDGKSGVARVSQKTAAADQLAAFQASLAVTPIKASNVIQIDYRHTDPAYAARVVNQLVDEYLAYHAEVHGNKELPRFYDEQRRALEQELRRAERALIEFTSKEGVVSPTDEISATVRLVAETASVLREINASIVGTEERLRVLREQIAQQPEVVKRSQSLEINPVVTQLTSQLVDRQLDRVALLRKYTEKDRHVRDNAEEIEELRSALEAELRDRPTIVSHQLYRTNPLREDRLRTLLDLESQISELRARQAALEDELSRSTRRLILLRQKAVEFQRLEDEVKTRREAYELYVKREQEARISRAMDEQKLVNVSVVQRPALPLPRIDTRRVSASLALLAGLVVGIAGAFAREYVSRPLRSESDVVRFLGLPLLGTVRDVGTR; encoded by the coding sequence ATGGCATTCGAGCCCCAACGGCGCCCAAACAACGTACGAAACACCTCCCTCGGAGGTCCGGGAAACTTTGGCGGCAACGCCGGCTGGAATGGCAATGGGGGTTTTGGGGGCGCCGCCAGCGATCAAGTCCGTGACATCCTGCATGTTTTGTTCAAGCATAAACGCCTCATCGCGGGGCTGTTTCTAGCAGTGGCTCTCCCTGGACTGATTAGTACGCTGCTGCAGCGGCCGAAATACCTGGCTAGCGCGAAGGTGATGATCTCAGCTTCGCGGACCGATCCTACGGTTCAGCCGACCGACGTAACGAAGCTAGAGCCGGTTCAACTGAACGAGTCCCTCGTGAACACAGAAGTCCACATCGTAACCAGCCGAGACCTATTGGCCTCGGTGTTGGAGTCGCTCGCAGTCGATGGAAAATCGGGTGTGGCCCGGGTTTCGCAGAAAACTGCAGCGGCTGACCAACTTGCCGCCTTTCAAGCTTCTCTCGCTGTAACCCCGATTAAGGCATCGAATGTCATTCAGATTGACTACCGGCATACCGATCCGGCGTATGCCGCTCGTGTCGTGAACCAGTTGGTCGATGAGTATTTAGCCTATCACGCAGAGGTTCACGGCAACAAAGAGTTGCCTCGTTTCTACGACGAGCAGAGGCGAGCTCTGGAGCAAGAACTCCGGCGCGCGGAACGGGCGCTCATCGAATTTACGAGTAAAGAAGGTGTAGTGTCGCCAACAGATGAAATTTCCGCGACGGTGCGGTTGGTAGCAGAGACGGCCAGTGTGCTCCGCGAGATCAACGCAAGCATTGTGGGAACGGAGGAGCGACTGCGCGTGCTGCGCGAGCAAATTGCCCAGCAGCCGGAGGTAGTGAAGCGCTCGCAATCTTTGGAAATCAATCCGGTTGTTACCCAGCTCACTTCTCAGCTTGTGGATCGACAGCTCGACCGGGTAGCGTTGTTGCGGAAATATACGGAGAAGGACCGTCACGTTCGGGATAATGCGGAGGAAATCGAGGAACTGCGGTCTGCCCTTGAAGCGGAGCTCCGAGACCGGCCTACGATCGTGTCTCACCAACTCTACCGGACCAATCCCCTGCGAGAGGATCGCTTGCGTACGCTCCTCGATTTGGAGAGCCAAATTAGTGAGTTGCGGGCCCGGCAGGCGGCCTTGGAGGACGAATTGAGCCGATCCACGAGGCGTTTGATTTTGCTCCGGCAGAAGGCCGTGGAGTTCCAACGCCTAGAGGACGAAGTGAAAACTCGTCGGGAGGCCTATGAGCTGTACGTCAAGCGGGAGCAAGAAGCTCGCATTAGTCGAGCCATGGACGAGCAAAAGCTGGTTAACGTGAGCGTGGTCCAGCGCCCTGCTTTGCCACTCCCGCGAATCGATACCCGCCGTGTCTCGGCTAGCCTCGCCCTGTTGGCTGGCCTTGTGGTGGGTATTGCCGGAGCGTTTGCAAGGGAGTATGTGAGTCGGCCACTGCGATCGGAAAGCGATGTTGTACGGTTCCTAGGCTTGCCGTTGTTGGGAACTGTTCGTGACGTTGGAACTCGTTGA
- a CDS encoding CpsD/CapB family tyrosine-protein kinase, whose protein sequence is MSKIYEALKKAEEERERERTRAPSPGAPPPVLQDPAAAILEDYQRLRASVLSMTVPAGLHTILLVSAQHGEGTTTVALGLAMALAREREARVLLMEANLRSPSLRNLLPVPTSFGLSDYALGRAAPEAIVTRVDEWNLSVIPAGMQPATTVAVEAIEALLARLQTQFDFVVIDGPPVNLYADAAVIASKVDGVILVFEADRTPVTDAEAAKRQLDRVGARILGVVLNRQRSYIPAFLENLL, encoded by the coding sequence GTGAGCAAGATTTACGAGGCGTTGAAAAAGGCGGAAGAGGAGCGGGAACGGGAGCGAACACGCGCGCCCAGTCCGGGAGCTCCTCCGCCAGTTCTCCAGGACCCGGCCGCTGCCATATTGGAGGACTACCAACGGTTGCGCGCCAGCGTTTTGTCGATGACCGTACCCGCCGGTCTCCATACGATTCTCTTGGTGAGTGCTCAGCATGGCGAGGGGACGACAACGGTTGCGTTAGGTCTTGCGATGGCACTGGCACGCGAACGCGAAGCACGCGTGCTGCTGATGGAAGCGAACTTGCGGAGCCCGTCTTTGAGAAACCTGCTGCCGGTGCCGACGAGCTTTGGTCTGTCGGACTATGCGTTGGGGCGGGCCGCGCCGGAAGCGATCGTGACTCGTGTGGATGAATGGAACTTGTCCGTGATCCCAGCGGGTATGCAACCGGCGACCACGGTTGCGGTCGAAGCCATCGAAGCTTTACTCGCTCGCTTGCAGACGCAGTTTGACTTCGTCGTAATCGACGGCCCTCCGGTGAACCTTTACGCTGACGCAGCAGTAATCGCTTCCAAAGTGGACGGGGTGATCTTGGTGTTCGAAGCAGACCGTACCCCTGTGACCGACGCAGAAGCAGCGAAACGCCAACTTGATCGTGTTGGCGCTCGCATTCTGGGCGTGGTGCTGAACCGGCAGCGCTCTTACATCCCAGCGTTCTTGGAGAATTTGCTGTGA
- a CDS encoding bifunctional O-antigen ligase/aminoglycoside phosphotransferase family protein, protein MDTIGIPFPRSRERTWAPFLLVLGIALVAGAGSVVLGGATVLLVLAGFFLALVVARPHYGIAVFLSTFLMTYPRALQGVGFLTINNVLGLVFLVLLAYKVYRERDWWFVTVPEVQLLGFVVAMYYISGWLNGPDPHTLELLGEQELSAANMRIFVNRVAFTVFFIAFIRTPDHVRMIYLLGLAFMVASALSGVQGVIQGGGLYGYRATTEARLVAAAYNPNRLAMLAVFSVAGLWYLRRSLTLPGLKMALLLAIAVMGLAVFMTASRSGLLGLVVCFVSILWDERVGVRAVVNWVVGALLVGVLVAQFVPERSLERITNLPGTQQAQVGEGAGSLERRGRAWEVAWELFLDSPFLGVGMGNWEIARFLKDPARSTAAPHSSYLLTLVEGGVFCLSAFLVLLWRTWRNFRLAEEWMSMAPPSAVTDLLWIAKAAKVSLISLAFFSLVADLWQFVLLFWLIGIGVVLRRLVEADMQRLRLT, encoded by the coding sequence ATGGATACAATAGGAATTCCTTTTCCCCGCTCGCGCGAACGAACCTGGGCACCGTTTCTTTTGGTCTTAGGCATTGCCTTGGTTGCAGGGGCGGGCTCCGTTGTCCTGGGTGGGGCTACCGTCCTCCTGGTCCTGGCGGGGTTCTTCCTCGCACTGGTCGTGGCTCGGCCCCACTACGGAATTGCTGTTTTTCTATCGACATTCCTGATGACTTACCCGCGTGCCCTGCAGGGGGTGGGCTTCCTGACGATCAACAACGTGCTGGGGTTGGTCTTTCTCGTACTGCTCGCATACAAGGTGTACCGAGAGCGCGATTGGTGGTTCGTCACCGTGCCCGAAGTCCAACTGCTGGGTTTCGTGGTCGCAATGTATTACATCTCCGGCTGGTTGAACGGGCCTGACCCTCACACTTTAGAGCTCCTCGGGGAACAGGAGCTCAGTGCGGCAAATATGCGGATTTTCGTCAATCGGGTGGCCTTCACTGTGTTCTTCATTGCCTTCATCCGTACGCCTGATCACGTGCGGATGATTTACCTGCTCGGCCTCGCGTTCATGGTGGCGAGTGCCTTAAGCGGTGTGCAGGGCGTCATCCAAGGAGGGGGCTTGTACGGCTACCGCGCCACAACCGAAGCGCGATTAGTGGCAGCCGCCTACAATCCCAACCGCCTGGCAATGCTCGCTGTGTTCTCGGTGGCGGGCCTGTGGTACTTGCGGCGATCGCTCACGTTGCCAGGCTTGAAAATGGCCTTGCTCCTCGCAATCGCCGTGATGGGGCTTGCAGTCTTTATGACTGCTTCCCGCAGTGGGTTACTCGGACTGGTTGTTTGTTTTGTGAGTATCTTGTGGGATGAGCGTGTCGGTGTTCGGGCAGTTGTGAATTGGGTGGTAGGCGCCTTGCTAGTTGGCGTCCTGGTTGCCCAGTTCGTGCCGGAGCGAAGCCTTGAGCGGATCACAAACCTTCCAGGCACCCAGCAAGCGCAAGTGGGGGAGGGAGCGGGTTCGTTGGAGCGGCGGGGACGCGCTTGGGAGGTCGCGTGGGAGTTGTTTCTCGACAGCCCGTTTTTGGGGGTGGGCATGGGGAATTGGGAGATTGCCCGGTTTCTTAAAGACCCAGCGCGATCAACCGCGGCGCCCCACAGCTCGTACCTGCTCACGCTCGTGGAAGGCGGCGTGTTCTGCTTGAGCGCTTTTTTAGTCCTGTTGTGGCGCACGTGGCGGAATTTCCGGCTTGCGGAGGAGTGGATGAGCATGGCACCGCCGTCAGCCGTAACCGATCTGTTGTGGATTGCAAAAGCAGCGAAAGTCAGTCTGATCTCCCTTGCGTTTTTCTCACTGGTCGCGGACCTTTGGCAGTTTGTCTTACTTTTCTGGCTAATCGGGATCGGTGTTGTGCTGCGCCGCCTGGTGGAAGCCGATATGCAGCGGTTGCGGTTGACGTGA
- a CDS encoding GNAT family N-acetyltransferase yields MQSPLRAEDYARFLTLQGYHVRRNGDVFWFEASRWFLLSAPHHREYEVTREELQGLFRGFGCAGVRFAAPLNCEWGRLSYQIVLDRHDYGLEQLSSNVRSKVRRGLKRCEVRPTDFATLEEHGWALHVETLERQNRGGSWSRERWRRFWDACRKTPGIEGWGAWVGDQLVAFLVTVTFDDAVEFLLSRSTTGERGAYPNNALVFRVAEEMLVHRGVPQITFGLESLEPVQPLDEFKFSMGFYPRPIRQVVVFHPLLRLLLSQPRARALVRQWAARRGRHAVFWRKAAGLLRFSEESSP; encoded by the coding sequence ATGCAGTCACCCTTGCGTGCTGAAGACTATGCTCGGTTCCTTACGCTCCAAGGCTACCATGTCCGTCGGAACGGGGACGTGTTTTGGTTCGAGGCCAGTCGCTGGTTTTTGCTTTCAGCACCACACCACCGTGAGTACGAGGTAACCCGAGAGGAGCTGCAGGGCCTCTTCCGTGGCTTTGGCTGCGCTGGCGTGCGCTTTGCTGCTCCGCTGAACTGCGAGTGGGGCCGGCTTAGTTACCAGATCGTGCTCGACCGGCATGACTACGGGCTCGAGCAACTGAGTAGCAATGTCCGGAGCAAAGTACGTCGAGGGTTAAAGCGGTGCGAGGTTCGTCCAACGGATTTTGCCACACTCGAAGAGCATGGATGGGCTCTCCACGTGGAAACTCTTGAGCGGCAAAATCGCGGGGGGTCGTGGAGCCGAGAGCGGTGGCGGCGCTTTTGGGACGCCTGTCGCAAAACTCCGGGCATCGAGGGATGGGGCGCCTGGGTAGGTGATCAGCTGGTTGCCTTTCTCGTTACCGTAACCTTCGACGATGCCGTGGAGTTTCTCCTCAGTCGATCGACGACGGGGGAACGTGGCGCTTACCCCAATAATGCGCTGGTTTTTCGAGTTGCTGAGGAGATGCTCGTACACCGCGGCGTGCCGCAGATTACGTTTGGGTTGGAATCACTCGAGCCGGTTCAACCTCTCGATGAATTCAAGTTCAGCATGGGTTTTTACCCGCGCCCAATCCGCCAAGTGGTTGTGTTCCACCCGCTTCTTCGCTTGTTGCTTTCCCAGCCGCGAGCTCGAGCCTTGGTGCGACAGTGGGCAGCTCGACGAGGGAGACACGCGGTTTTTTGGCGAAAGGCTGCAGGACTCCTCCGGTTCTCGGAAGAGTCGAGCCCATAG
- a CDS encoding DegT/DnrJ/EryC1/StrS family aminotransferase: MTAASPQYRHHSPEPSGARREVPFYRPDISEEEIQAVVDTLRSGWLTIGPKTQEFEARFAEFIGAPQAVAVSSCTAALHLGLNCIGLEPGDEVITSTLTFTATGAAIIHAGGRLVLADVSPDTLNLDPVDVERKLSPRTKALLPVHFAGHPAAMDELLEIARARDLVVVEDAAHALPASYKGKRVGTIGDLTAFSFYATKNLCTGEGGMLTTAREEWVDILRTRRLHGMSRDAWRRYSNEGQWRYDVLYPGFKYNMTDLNAALGLVQLRRLKGLHARRKELVQLYQSLLQDLEEIVLPAVRPEVEHAWHLFVVRLRTEMLRIDRDRLMEELRLAGIGTQVHFVPLHMHAFYRTAFGFEAKDFPVASAVAEQILSLPLFTRMSDEDVAFVCEQLRRIVCAHRR, from the coding sequence ATGACGGCAGCGAGTCCACAGTACAGGCACCATTCGCCGGAGCCCTCGGGGGCACGGCGTGAAGTTCCGTTCTACCGACCGGACATCAGCGAAGAGGAGATCCAAGCGGTTGTCGACACCCTTCGCTCGGGATGGCTCACGATTGGTCCCAAAACCCAGGAGTTCGAAGCCCGCTTTGCTGAGTTTATCGGCGCGCCACAGGCTGTGGCGGTCAGTTCCTGCACGGCGGCTCTTCATCTCGGGCTGAATTGCATTGGGCTGGAGCCCGGCGATGAAGTGATCACCAGTACACTCACGTTTACCGCCACTGGTGCCGCAATCATTCACGCGGGTGGTCGGCTGGTGCTCGCTGACGTGAGTCCGGACACCCTCAACCTCGATCCGGTTGACGTGGAGCGGAAGTTATCTCCGCGGACCAAAGCGCTCCTTCCCGTGCATTTTGCTGGGCACCCGGCTGCTATGGATGAGCTTTTGGAAATCGCGCGGGCGCGCGATCTGGTGGTGGTTGAGGACGCAGCCCACGCCCTCCCTGCTTCGTACAAGGGGAAGAGGGTCGGGACAATCGGAGACCTGACCGCGTTTAGCTTTTACGCAACCAAGAACCTTTGCACCGGCGAGGGGGGGATGCTCACAACTGCTCGCGAGGAGTGGGTCGATATCCTGCGCACGCGTCGACTGCACGGGATGAGCCGTGATGCGTGGAGACGATACAGTAACGAAGGGCAGTGGCGTTACGACGTGCTGTACCCAGGCTTCAAGTACAACATGACGGACCTCAACGCTGCCCTCGGGCTGGTGCAGCTCCGCAGACTAAAAGGTTTGCATGCACGCCGAAAAGAATTAGTGCAACTTTACCAAAGTCTGCTGCAGGATCTGGAGGAAATTGTCCTTCCAGCCGTGCGCCCCGAGGTCGAGCACGCGTGGCACTTGTTTGTCGTTCGCTTGCGTACGGAGATGCTGCGTATTGACCGAGACCGGCTAATGGAGGAGCTGCGACTTGCTGGGATTGGCACGCAGGTCCACTTCGTTCCGCTCCACATGCACGCGTTTTACCGGACGGCGTTTGGCTTCGAAGCGAAAGACTTTCCGGTCGCTTCGGCCGTAGCCGAGCAAATTTTGTCATTGCCTCTGTTTACCAGGATGAGCGACGAAGATGTTGCGTTCGTTTGCGAGCAACTGAGGAGGATCGTCTGTGCGCACCGACGCTGA